Proteins encoded by one window of Flagellimonas lutaonensis:
- a CDS encoding sugar phosphate nucleotidyltransferase translates to MKIIVPMAGRGSRLRPHTLTVPKPLIPVAGKPIVHRLVSDIAKVLGEPIEEIAFILGDPAFFGDEVVESLQELAQDLGAKASIYRQDEPLGTGHAIMSAKPSLEGPAVIAYADTLIRADFDLDKDADSVIWVKQVDRPEAYGVVQLNEKKEIVELVEKPKKFVSDLAVIGIYYFKDVSVLRDELQFVLENDIMNGGEYQINDGIKRMMDKGMKFVTGKVDEWMDCGNKEVTVETNQRMLAFLEKDGERLISDSAKTENANIIEPCFIGENVVLKNTTVGPYVSVGADTVIENSTVKNSLIQSNSIIKNANLDNAMIGNHVRYNGNFETISIGDYSVLE, encoded by the coding sequence ATGAAAATAATAGTCCCAATGGCAGGCAGGGGTTCCCGTTTAAGGCCCCATACATTGACTGTTCCGAAACCCTTGATTCCCGTAGCGGGCAAGCCCATAGTGCACCGATTGGTGAGCGATATTGCCAAGGTGCTTGGCGAACCAATTGAAGAAATCGCCTTTATTCTGGGAGACCCCGCCTTTTTTGGCGACGAAGTGGTCGAAAGTTTGCAAGAATTGGCCCAAGACTTGGGAGCAAAGGCATCCATTTATCGGCAAGACGAACCTTTGGGCACCGGCCATGCCATTATGAGCGCCAAGCCTTCATTGGAGGGTCCTGCGGTAATCGCCTATGCCGATACGCTGATTCGTGCCGATTTTGATCTTGACAAAGATGCCGACAGCGTGATTTGGGTAAAACAGGTCGATAGGCCTGAAGCATATGGCGTGGTCCAGCTTAATGAAAAAAAGGAAATCGTAGAACTGGTCGAAAAGCCAAAAAAGTTTGTGTCTGACCTGGCCGTTATCGGTATTTATTATTTCAAGGATGTCAGTGTGCTACGCGATGAGTTGCAGTTTGTACTTGAAAATGATATCATGAATGGGGGCGAATACCAAATAAACGACGGAATCAAGCGCATGATGGACAAGGGCATGAAATTTGTAACTGGTAAGGTAGATGAATGGATGGACTGTGGCAACAAAGAGGTGACGGTCGAGACCAACCAACGTATGCTGGCCTTTTTGGAAAAAGATGGCGAACGCCTTATTTCCGATTCGGCCAAAACTGAAAATGCCAACATCATTGAACCCTGCTTTATAGGGGAAAATGTCGTTTTGAAGAATACAACGGTGGGGCCGTATGTTTCGGTGGGTGCCGACACGGTGATCGAGAACTCAACCGTTAAAAATAGCTTAATCCAAAGCAATAGCATCATCAAAAATGCTAATTTGGATAATGCCATGATCGGCAACCATGTCAGGTACAATGGCAATTTTGAGACCATCAGTATCGGTGATTATTCGGTGCTCGAATAA
- the dut gene encoding dUTP diphosphatase: MKIKVINTSGHPLPHYETGASAGMDLRANITEPITLKPLERTIVKTGLYIELPVGYEAQVRPRSGLAAKKGITVLNAPGTIDADYRGEVGVILVNLSNEVFTIENGERVAQLVIAKHERAEWFEVEELSTTERGTGGFGSTGTK; the protein is encoded by the coding sequence GTGAAAATTAAGGTCATAAACACTTCTGGTCATCCGCTGCCCCACTATGAAACAGGGGCTTCGGCGGGCATGGACCTCCGTGCCAATATAACGGAGCCCATTACATTGAAACCTTTAGAGCGAACCATTGTTAAAACGGGACTTTACATTGAATTGCCAGTGGGCTACGAGGCGCAGGTACGGCCACGAAGCGGACTGGCGGCAAAAAAGGGCATAACCGTATTGAATGCCCCCGGAACCATAGATGCCGACTATCGCGGCGAGGTCGGGGTCATTCTGGTAAACCTTTCCAACGAGGTATTTACCATTGAAAATGGAGAGCGGGTAGCGCAATTGGTCATTGCCAAGCATGAAAGGGCCGAATGGTTCGAGGTAGAAGAATTGAGCACCACCGAAAGGGGCACTGGGGGTTTTGGCAGTACGGGTACAAAATAG
- a CDS encoding lipopolysaccharide biosynthesis protein, with protein MNPLKKLFKQTFVYGLATVLPRVLSVLLLPLYTTVFENAAGYGEYINIYSWIAIFNVFLAYGMETAFFRFYHKHNQKKDVVSTSLISLACSSLAFLLLALLFQTSLSELTNIKVEYIQFTAFILVLDALAIIPFALLRANEKPLKYAVFKVVNVAINLGFNVFFLLILPRLALQEGSFWSGLYRPDFEIAYIFISNVIASGSTLLMLAPTYFKVRYRFDTHLWREMLKYAAPVMVAGIAFTINEVVDKILLTEMVSDTEAGKYGACYKLALFMTLYGTAFRLGVEPFFFSHANSNNPQKTYAQITNYFVILGSFILLAVIVFIEPLGKILIRNNTYWEALEIVPIVLLASFCLGIYHNLSVWYKVTDRTKFGAYISSIGAILTLVINIGLIPKIGYMASALATLAAYGSMMCLSFYFGRKYYPIPYNFRKILFYGGISVLFSVLSFYVFNRNLIVGGLLLLVFLGLLFKMEGERLKIILFKREN; from the coding sequence TTGAACCCACTTAAAAAGCTGTTCAAGCAAACCTTTGTATATGGTTTGGCCACCGTCTTGCCGCGGGTGCTGTCCGTTTTGCTTTTGCCGCTATACACCACTGTTTTCGAAAATGCTGCCGGGTACGGTGAGTACATCAATATTTATTCTTGGATTGCCATTTTCAACGTCTTCTTGGCCTATGGGATGGAGACTGCCTTTTTTCGGTTCTACCACAAACATAATCAGAAGAAAGATGTGGTTTCCACTTCACTGATTTCGTTGGCCTGCTCTTCGTTGGCCTTTTTACTGTTGGCGCTACTTTTTCAAACAAGTTTGTCAGAACTCACCAATATCAAGGTTGAATACATTCAGTTTACGGCCTTTATTTTGGTGCTCGACGCACTGGCGATTATTCCATTTGCACTGCTTAGGGCAAATGAAAAGCCCCTGAAATATGCTGTGTTCAAAGTGGTCAACGTTGCAATCAATTTGGGGTTCAATGTGTTTTTCCTTTTGATTCTACCGCGCTTGGCCTTGCAAGAGGGCAGTTTTTGGTCAGGCCTTTATCGCCCAGATTTTGAAATCGCCTATATTTTTATTTCCAATGTCATCGCCAGTGGCAGTACATTGTTGATGTTGGCCCCTACCTATTTCAAGGTGCGGTATCGGTTCGACACCCATTTGTGGCGCGAGATGCTGAAATATGCAGCCCCGGTAATGGTAGCGGGCATTGCCTTCACCATTAATGAAGTGGTCGATAAAATCTTGCTGACCGAAATGGTCTCAGATACGGAAGCCGGCAAATATGGGGCGTGCTATAAACTTGCCTTGTTCATGACGCTGTATGGAACGGCGTTTCGATTGGGGGTGGAGCCTTTTTTCTTTAGCCATGCCAATTCAAACAATCCGCAAAAAACCTATGCCCAGATTACCAACTACTTTGTTATTTTGGGAAGTTTCATCTTACTGGCGGTCATTGTATTTATTGAACCCCTGGGTAAGATATTGATTCGCAATAACACCTATTGGGAAGCCCTTGAGATTGTTCCCATTGTTCTCTTGGCCAGTTTTTGTTTGGGTATTTACCACAATCTGTCGGTCTGGTACAAGGTTACCGACCGCACCAAGTTCGGGGCCTATATTTCATCGATCGGGGCCATTTTAACATTGGTCATCAATATTGGGCTGATTCCTAAAATTGGGTATATGGCCTCGGCCTTGGCCACCTTGGCGGCCTATGGCTCCATGATGTGCCTTTCGTTCTATTTTGGCAGAAAATACTATCCCATCCCCTATAATTTCAGGAAAATACTGTTCTATGGGGGCATTTCTGTTCTTTTTTCGGTATTGTCATTTTATGTTTTTAATCGAAATTTAATAGTAGGTGGCCTATTGCTTTTAGTATTTTTGGGGTTGCTCTTCAAAATGGAGGGCGAAAGGTTAAAAATCATATTGTTCAAGCGTGAAAATTAA
- a CDS encoding sulfatase: protein MKILAHFALFMFLVVFGVSCKKENSRDLTTLERPNIIFIMSDDHAYQAISAYQDHLIKTPNIDRIAKEGITFTNACVTNSICAPSRATILTGKHTHINGKVDNRRPFDTTQVTFPQLFQKAGYQTAMFGKLHFGNSPKGVDEFMILPGQGHYINPDFINKTGDTVRIEGYVTDVITDLTLDWLEHKRDTAKPFMLMYLHKAPHRPWWPRPDKFKEFVKKSFPEPITLFDDYKNRGTAAKTAEMNLLYHMMYSHDSKIRPETLQRMGTVKPVVPEHENSFYGPYGRVNDVQKTQYDSILDIINADFETNWPQMDNEQKMRWKYQRYMQDYLACISSVDDNVGRVLDYLDDNQLTENTLVVYTSDQGFYLGEHGWFDKRFIYDESFKTPLLIRWPNVIKPGITNAEMVQNLDFAQTLLEAAQINAPDDMQGESLMPLLTSNQGDWTRDAVYYHYYEYPAVHMVKRHYGIVTKDYKLAHFYYDVDEWELYDRKKDPQELNNVYNDSAYAEIVAELKLKLEALREQYGDTDELNQKYIDIHLKNNMDSPLKKKSP from the coding sequence ATGAAAATTCTGGCCCATTTTGCCCTTTTTATGTTTTTAGTTGTTTTTGGTGTTTCCTGCAAAAAAGAAAATTCCCGTGACCTGACTACCCTTGAAAGGCCCAACATCATCTTTATCATGTCTGATGATCATGCCTATCAGGCCATCAGTGCGTATCAAGATCATTTGATCAAGACCCCTAATATTGATCGGATCGCCAAAGAGGGCATAACCTTCACCAATGCCTGTGTCACCAATTCAATCTGCGCGCCCTCTCGGGCCACCATTCTTACGGGAAAGCACACCCACATAAACGGCAAGGTGGACAATAGACGGCCCTTTGACACGACACAGGTGACCTTTCCACAATTGTTCCAGAAAGCGGGGTACCAAACCGCCATGTTCGGAAAACTACATTTTGGCAATAGTCCGAAAGGTGTTGACGAGTTTATGATCCTGCCTGGGCAGGGACATTACATCAATCCTGATTTCATCAACAAAACAGGAGACACAGTACGAATCGAAGGCTATGTGACCGATGTCATTACTGATTTGACGTTGGACTGGTTGGAGCATAAACGTGACACGGCAAAGCCTTTCATGTTGATGTACCTACACAAGGCGCCCCATCGACCATGGTGGCCCAGGCCCGATAAGTTCAAAGAATTTGTCAAAAAATCATTTCCAGAGCCGATCACGCTGTTCGATGATTACAAAAATCGGGGTACGGCCGCCAAGACCGCAGAAATGAACTTGTTGTACCACATGATGTATAGCCACGATAGTAAAATAAGGCCCGAAACCCTACAAAGAATGGGCACGGTAAAACCAGTGGTGCCCGAGCACGAAAACAGTTTTTACGGCCCCTATGGTAGGGTAAATGACGTACAAAAAACCCAGTACGATTCCATATTGGATATCATCAATGCCGATTTTGAAACCAATTGGCCCCAAATGGACAACGAGCAAAAAATGCGTTGGAAATACCAGCGCTATATGCAAGATTACCTAGCCTGTATTTCTTCTGTGGATGATAATGTGGGGCGTGTGTTGGACTATTTGGATGACAACCAGCTCACCGAGAACACTCTTGTTGTCTATACCTCAGACCAAGGTTTTTATTTGGGGGAACACGGTTGGTTCGACAAACGCTTCATTTATGACGAATCGTTCAAAACCCCTCTTTTGATACGTTGGCCAAACGTTATCAAACCTGGCATCACCAATGCAGAAATGGTACAGAACCTTGATTTTGCCCAAACCCTGTTGGAGGCTGCACAAATAAATGCTCCCGATGACATGCAGGGTGAAAGCCTGATGCCCCTTTTGACGTCAAACCAAGGCGATTGGACCCGTGATGCCGTGTATTACCATTATTATGAATACCCCGCAGTGCATATGGTAAAGCGGCATTATGGCATTGTTACCAAAGATTATAAATTGGCCCATTTTTATTACGATGTAGATGAATGGGAACTCTACGACCGCAAAAAAGATCCGCAAGAATTGAACAACGTCTATAATGATTCCGCGTATGCCGAAATAGTGGCCGAACTGAAATTAAAACTGGAAGCCCTGAGAGAACAATACGGGGATACTGACGAACTCAATCAAAAGTATATCGACATACACTTGAAAAACAATATGGATTCCCCTTTAAAGAAAAAAAGCCCCTGA
- a CDS encoding GIY-YIG nuclease family protein, translating to MKTAYVYIMSNRPNGVLYIGVTDNIDERVKEHKLKVNPKAFTSRYNCDKLVYFEIYENGAEAAVREKRLKKWKREWKIELIEDMNPSWSDLSMNWKLNYNRLRK from the coding sequence GTGAAAACGGCGTATGTATACATAATGAGCAATAGACCAAATGGAGTTTTGTACATCGGTGTTACCGACAATATAGATGAAAGGGTCAAAGAGCATAAACTAAAGGTCAATCCTAAAGCGTTCACTTCTAGATACAACTGTGATAAACTAGTCTATTTTGAAATTTATGAAAATGGAGCGGAGGCGGCTGTGCGGGAGAAACGTTTGAAGAAATGGAAAAGAGAATGGAAAATTGAGCTGATTGAAGACATGAACCCTAGCTGGTCAGATCTGAGCATGAATTGGAAATTAAATTATAACAGATTACGAAAATAA